In Shouchella patagoniensis, the following are encoded in one genomic region:
- a CDS encoding D-2-hydroxyacid dehydrogenase — protein sequence MDKSFKVVFVVKQTEERQASLKATYSKVDFSFFSSVALAEQELSTAHVLVTFGEDIDEDVVNKAVQLKWIHVLSAGVEKMPLGLLERKNVVVTNSRGIHAIPMSEHALWAMLDYVKNARMYKSAQNRGEWIRNVKPRELTESVVVLLGTGAIASKTAERAKSLGMSTVGVNTDGRAVTHFDKVYPLSEWSKALRQADFLINILPYTKRTDSLLNKEAFSLLKEGAVFINLGRGKSVVEKDLLNEVKLKRISHAYLDVFSSEPLPSDSPLWTEEGITITPHISASTSYYMKRALQIFEENLIVFIDEKQKFKNLVQMNKGY from the coding sequence ATGGATAAGTCTTTTAAAGTCGTGTTTGTTGTAAAGCAAACTGAAGAACGACAAGCAAGCTTGAAAGCAACGTATTCGAAAGTGGACTTTTCGTTCTTTTCTTCCGTTGCCTTGGCTGAACAAGAGCTTTCTACAGCACATGTGCTAGTTACATTTGGCGAAGATATTGATGAAGACGTTGTAAACAAAGCTGTTCAGTTAAAATGGATTCATGTTTTATCAGCAGGTGTTGAGAAAATGCCACTAGGGCTGTTAGAAAGGAAAAACGTAGTTGTAACAAATAGTAGGGGAATTCATGCGATACCAATGTCGGAACATGCTCTATGGGCTATGCTCGACTATGTTAAGAATGCAAGAATGTATAAGAGTGCGCAAAATCGTGGTGAATGGATTCGGAACGTCAAACCTAGGGAGCTGACTGAATCTGTGGTAGTGTTGCTTGGGACTGGCGCGATTGCAAGCAAAACTGCCGAACGAGCAAAAAGCCTAGGAATGTCCACGGTAGGAGTGAATACGGACGGACGTGCTGTTACTCACTTTGATAAGGTGTACCCTCTAAGCGAGTGGTCAAAAGCATTAAGACAAGCAGATTTTCTGATTAATATATTACCATATACGAAGAGAACAGATAGTCTTTTAAATAAAGAAGCTTTTTCTTTGTTGAAGGAAGGTGCGGTTTTTATTAACCTTGGTCGTGGAAAATCAGTTGTTGAAAAGGATTTACTTAATGAAGTAAAATTAAAGAGAATTAGTCATGCCTATTTGGATGTATTCTCATCAGAGCCTCTTCCATCTGATTCCCCTTTATGGACTGAGGAAGGAATAACGATCACTCCTCATATATCAGCGTCAACTTCTTACTATATGAAAAGGGCACTTCAAATTTTTGAAGAAAATCTAATTGTGTTTATTGATGAAAAGCAAAAGTTCAAGAATCTCGTTCAAATGAATAAGGGTTATTAA
- the bcp gene encoding thioredoxin-dependent thiol peroxidase produces MNLVGKQAPDFTLPANGGKEITLSNFRGSYIVLYFYPKDMTPGCTTEACDFRDQTTLFEREEAIVLGVSPDPADKHDKFVEKHQLSFPLIADEELKAAKAYDVWQLKKNFGKEYMGIVRSTFVIDKEFNVIKEWRGVRVKDHVEEVLGFIKEHNNG; encoded by the coding sequence ATGAATCTAGTAGGAAAGCAAGCACCTGATTTTACCTTGCCAGCAAATGGAGGAAAAGAAATCACTTTATCAAACTTTAGGGGATCATACATTGTGCTATATTTTTACCCGAAGGATATGACGCCAGGTTGCACAACAGAGGCTTGTGACTTTAGAGATCAAACAACGTTGTTTGAAAGAGAAGAAGCAATCGTACTTGGAGTAAGTCCAGATCCAGCAGATAAGCATGATAAGTTTGTAGAAAAACATCAATTATCTTTTCCTTTAATCGCCGATGAGGAATTAAAGGCGGCAAAAGCATATGATGTTTGGCAACTTAAAAAAAACTTTGGAAAAGAGTATATGGGAATTGTGCGTTCAACGTTTGTTATTGATAAAGAGTTTAATGTGATAAAAGAATGGCGAGGCGTTCGTGTAAAAGATCATGTTGAAGAAGTACTTGGATTTATAAAGGAACATAACAATGGATAA
- a CDS encoding glutamate-1-semialdehyde 2,1-aminomutase gives MNRKTSELHYREAKNLIVGGVNSPSRAYKGVGGGTPVFMERGEGAYLFDVDGNRYIDYLAAYGPIITGHAHPVITQAIQDQAAKGVLYGTPTRLENEFAEALTEAIPSLEKVRFVNSGTEAVMTTIRVARAYTGKEKIIKFAGCYHGHSDLVLVAAGSGPSTLGTPDSAGVTASTASEVITVPFNDIDSLKQALSRWGDETAAVLVEPIVGNFGIVEPEPGFLEAVNKVTHDAGALVIYDEVITAFRFMYGGAQDLLNVKPDMTALGKIIGGGLPIGAYGGRMDIMETVAPLGPAYQAGTMAGNPASMTSGIACLKILKEQSVYAKLDELGAQLEEGLYLAAAKANVPITINRLKGALTVFFSDERISDYDGAKRTNGEQFSLFFKSMLEEGIHLAPSKYEAWFLTTAHTKKDIDETIEAAHRSFKIVSDQFYI, from the coding sequence ATGAATCGCAAAACATCAGAACTACACTATAGAGAAGCCAAGAACTTAATAGTTGGCGGGGTCAACAGCCCTTCTCGTGCTTACAAAGGAGTTGGCGGCGGCACGCCTGTTTTTATGGAAAGAGGTGAAGGTGCTTATTTATTCGATGTAGATGGAAATAGATACATTGACTACTTGGCCGCGTATGGTCCTATCATCACTGGCCATGCTCACCCAGTTATCACACAAGCGATACAGGACCAAGCCGCAAAAGGTGTTTTATACGGGACACCTACCCGACTAGAGAATGAATTTGCTGAAGCATTAACAGAAGCGATCCCTTCATTAGAAAAAGTTCGCTTCGTTAATTCTGGTACAGAGGCCGTTATGACAACGATTCGGGTCGCTCGAGCATACACTGGTAAAGAAAAAATCATTAAATTCGCTGGCTGCTACCATGGCCATTCCGATCTCGTCCTCGTTGCTGCAGGTTCTGGTCCTTCCACATTAGGGACTCCAGATTCAGCGGGTGTAACGGCAAGTACTGCTAGCGAGGTTATTACTGTTCCCTTTAATGATATAGATTCACTTAAACAAGCCCTTTCTCGTTGGGGTGACGAAACAGCAGCTGTATTAGTTGAGCCTATTGTAGGTAACTTCGGAATCGTCGAACCAGAGCCAGGTTTTTTAGAAGCCGTAAACAAAGTAACCCACGATGCTGGTGCCCTTGTTATTTATGATGAAGTCATTACTGCTTTTCGCTTCATGTATGGCGGCGCCCAAGATTTGTTAAACGTTAAACCAGATATGACAGCGCTTGGAAAAATCATTGGTGGTGGACTACCAATTGGGGCGTACGGAGGAAGAATGGACATTATGGAGACTGTTGCCCCTTTAGGTCCTGCATATCAAGCGGGGACAATGGCAGGTAACCCAGCTTCAATGACTTCTGGTATCGCTTGCTTAAAAATTTTAAAAGAACAAAGTGTTTATGCAAAGCTAGATGAACTCGGTGCACAATTGGAAGAAGGATTATATTTGGCCGCCGCAAAAGCGAATGTCCCTATTACAATTAACCGACTAAAAGGCGCGTTGACGGTATTCTTCTCTGATGAACGGATTTCAGATTATGACGGAGCAAAACGAACAAATGGTGAGCAATTTAGCCTCTTTTTTAAATCGATGTTAGAAGAAGGTATCCATTTAGCACCGTCAAAATATGAGGCTTGGTTTTTAACTACCGCTCATACGAAAAAAGATATAGATGAAACAATCGAAGCAGCGCATCGATCGTTTAAGATTGTATCAGACCAGTTCTATATTTAA